A genome region from Deinococcus humi includes the following:
- a CDS encoding tyrosine-type recombinase/integrase — protein sequence MTLVRSGDTLALTNLSDQALRVRAVEAASTYDVETLVQVTWAYMTAGSRKGARTSPKTLAAYRLAVRDFVPWAQEHGVQLLRPGRRDGGRYVAQLQTRPSQGRGRRGTLSASTVAQYVAGARALYRALSWAGATDAQPFQDAHVPPDPTPGIVKNPPYMREIDEVLQHCEPRLATLLLLCAHAGLRVSEALSVKTADIQGTTLTVHGKGGKIRRVPLGKRVRAAIAGLPPLRADGALFIWTYHQAKYRMSTAFRAAGQGHAWRGFHAARKHSGTRLYRATRDFTRVGLFLGHASVDTTRRYVALEENDVQSEVEDF from the coding sequence ATGACCCTGGTCCGCTCGGGTGACACTCTGGCCCTCACCAACCTTAGCGATCAGGCCCTGCGGGTCCGCGCCGTTGAAGCCGCGAGCACCTACGACGTCGAGACCCTGGTCCAGGTCACTTGGGCGTATATGACCGCCGGCAGTCGCAAGGGGGCCCGAACCAGTCCGAAAACTCTGGCGGCTTACCGCCTGGCCGTGCGCGACTTCGTGCCCTGGGCACAGGAGCATGGTGTGCAACTGCTTCGGCCGGGGCGCCGGGATGGCGGGCGATACGTCGCTCAACTGCAAACGCGGCCCTCGCAGGGGCGTGGGCGCAGGGGAACCCTCTCGGCGTCCACCGTCGCGCAATATGTCGCAGGCGCCCGCGCCCTGTACCGGGCCCTGAGCTGGGCCGGCGCCACCGACGCCCAGCCCTTTCAGGATGCCCACGTCCCGCCGGACCCCACACCGGGCATTGTCAAGAACCCCCCTTACATGCGCGAGATTGATGAGGTGCTCCAGCACTGCGAGCCGCGGCTGGCCACCTTGTTGCTGCTGTGTGCCCACGCCGGCCTGCGGGTCAGCGAGGCGCTGAGCGTCAAGACCGCCGATATTCAGGGCACAACGTTGACCGTGCACGGCAAGGGGGGCAAAATCCGCCGGGTCCCACTGGGGAAACGCGTGCGGGCTGCGATTGCTGGTCTTCCGCCCCTCCGCGCGGACGGCGCCCTGTTCATCTGGACGTATCACCAGGCGAAATACCGGATGTCTACGGCCTTTCGTGCAGCGGGTCAAGGGCACGCTTGGCGGGGTTTTCACGCGGCCAGAAAGCATTCGGGAACGCGCCTGTACCGCGCCACCCGGGATTTTACCCGGGTGGGCCTCTTCCTCGGTCACGCCTCGGTCGATACCACCCGCCGTTACGTGGCATTAGAAGAAAACGACGTCCAGAGTGAGGTGGAAGACTTCTAG